The DNA region ACTCTCTGAGTGACCCCCTCTCCTGCTTCTATTCTATCTGGAGGTGAACTGATCGGATACCCGGATTAACTCCCAGTATTTCAGTTGCAACACTCCCTACTGTATAGCTGAGGAAGTATCAAATTTCGCTTTGGGTGCTGCTGTAGTTTAGACGAGACAGATTTAAATGAAACAGCGCTTTTACCTCTTAACTAACTTTGAACATTGGCTGTTAATCTGCCAGGGAAGCTTGGTAGCTTCAATTAACACCATACCCATCACCGGAGTGGGGATCAAGTCTGTGTAATTAAAGTTCAATTTTGTTCGCCAAAATACAATATTTTTCTTAACAAATGGAGGTGGGGATTGGGGATTAGGGATGGGATGATAGTCTCAAATCCAAGTTTGCGATCCTATCAATCCGCCATGTAGTTGTCGTTTTTCCGTAAATGTAGTTGACATTGAATACTAATTTCCTGGCTTGAAGGGTTTGCGGATTTCAAAGGAAATGGGGCGTTCAGAGTGAACTTTGGGAGTTGCTGACAGAGTTACCTTAGGGGTCTGACCAGCAGGAATTTCGGGTGGGGAATCGGGTTCCTGGTAGTCCAGGTGGAAGGGGAGATCGGAGAGTTTGTCGTAGTTGGAAGCGATCGCCAGAAATGCCCCACCCAAAATGAAAATCGGCATGGGCAGAGTGATCTCGTGCAGCCACTGAAACAATTCCGCTGCCCCAAACAGCAAAATAAAACTGGTTAACCAAACTCGCATCACTAACCGAGAACCTTTACTCTATAGCAACTACCTGGCAGGATAGCTGATCTTTTCCGACTTGGGACAAAAACCTTTCGCTTCCAGCTTCCGACCTCGCTAAACTATGGGGAAAGTTTCATCAAACGTTGACCCAATGGATTCGGCAGAACAGCTTTCCTTTCTGAATCAGGATCAGGAACACTCAACCGCCACCCTACAGCGGCTTCAGGAATTGCGGCAATTGGTGCAAAAAGCTAGCTATGCCTACTATGTCCTGGACGAGCCAATCATGGAGGATAGTGTCTACGACCAGCTTTATCACGAACTGGTAGACCTGGAAACCCGCTACCCGGAACTAATTACCCCCGACAGTCCTACTCAACGAATCGGTGAACGTCCCGCCAGCCAATTTACCTCTGTTCGGCACAATATTCCCCTTTACAGCCTGGAGAACGCCTTTAGCAACGAAGACCTGATCAAGTGGGAAGAGCGCTGGAAACGACAGCTAAAGAGTTCTGAGTTCTCAGTTTTGAGTTCTCAGTTAGAAGACCCGCCCCAAGCAGGGAGTTCAGAGCTTTCAGGTTTAAGGTCTCAGGTAGACGCATCTTCAACTCAAAACGCAGAACGGAAAACTCAAAACTCTCCTTTCTCCTACGTCTGCGAACTTAAAATTGATGGTTCCGCCCTGGCTCTGACCTATGAAAATGGTTTTCTGGTTCGCGGGGCGACTCGTGGGGATGGGGTAGAAGGAGAAGACATTACTCAGAACGTGAAAACCATTCGCTCCATTCCTCTGCGACTGAATTTGGAGAATCCACCTGCGATCGTGGAAGTACGCGGCGAAGCCTTTCTACCCCTGTCATCCTTTGAGCAGCTTAATCAGGAACGGGAGCAGGCCGGAGAACCGCTGTTCGCCAATCCTCGCAATGCCGCAGCAGGAACCCTCCGCCAATTGGATTCCAAAATTGTTGCTAAACGCAAGTTGGACTTTTTTGCTTATACCCTGCACTTGGGCGGTGAGGGAGGTGGGGGAGGTGAGGAAGATGGGGCAGGTGGGGGAGAAATCCAAAATCTAAAATCCCAAATCCAAAATCCCACCACCCAATGGGAAGTACTCCAAACCTTGAAACAATTGGGCTTCCGCGTCAATCCAGAAGGGGCGCTGTGCCAGAATTTGCAGGAGGTGATTGCCTACTGCGATCGCTGGTCTACTGAACGGACTCGCCTGCGCTACATGACGGATGGTGTCGTCGTGAAGTTAAATTCCTTGAAATTACAGGAACTGTTGGGCTTTACGCAAAAATTTCCCCGCTGGGCGATCGCGCTCAAGTATCCGGCAGAAGAAGCCCCCACGGTGGTGGAGCGAATCAGTGTGAATGTGGGGCGAACCGGAGCGGTGACCCCGCTGGCAGAAATGCGTCCGGTACGGTTGGCAGGCACAACGGTCTCACGGGCGACTTTGCACAATCGCGATCGGATTGCCGAACTGGATATTCGAGTGGGAGATACAGTGATTATTCGCAAAGCAGGAGAGATCATTCCGGAAGTGGTGCGTGTGCTGTACGAGTTGCGTCCGGAGGGCACTGAGCCGTATCAGATGCCCACCCACTGTCCGGAGTGTCATCAACCCCTGGTCAAGCCAGAGGATGAAGCCGTGACTCGCTGTATTAATGCCTCCTGTCCCGCGATCGTGCGGGCAGAGTTGGTGCATTGGGCCGCTCGCGATGCAATGGACATTAATGGACTGGGTGAAAAATTAGTGCTGCAATTTGTCGATACCGGATTGGTGAAATCGATCGCAGATCTGTACGACATTACGGTGGAACAATTAATGACTCTAGAACGCATGGGCAAAAAGTCTGCTGAAAAATTGGTGAAAGCGATCGCCGACTCCAAACAGCAACCCTGGTCACGAGTCCTGTATGGATTGGGAATTCGGCATGTTGGCAGCGTCAATGCTCAAGTCCTCACCGAAGCCTTTCCCAGTGTGGATGCCCTGATGCAGGCAACGGTGGAAGATATTGCTGCCGTGTATGGCATCGGCCATACCATCGCCGAGTCCATCTACCAATGGTTCCAAAATCCCGCCAATCACGAATTGATCGATCGCCTGAAAGCCGCTGGCCTCACCTTCCACTCCACCCCCACAGCCCACAGCCCACGCCCCACCCCCCTAACTGGCAAAACCTTCGTCCTGACCGGTACCCTTCCTACCCTCAAACGCGACGATGCCAAAGCCTTAATCCAAAAAGCAGGGGGCAAAGTGACAGACTCTGTGAGCAAAAAGACTGATTATGTTGTAGCGGGAGCAGAAGCAGGTTCCAAACTGGAAAAGGCGCAGACGTTAGGAATTCCAATTTTGTCAGAAGCAGAATTACTGAACCTTCTTGCTGAGTCGGATTAGCCAGTCTTAGGCCATTTGAAGTGGAAGGTCGTGCCTTGTCCGACCTGGGATTCTACCCAGATAAAGCCACCTTCTTTCTCAATGATCTTTTTCACGATCGACAATCCCACTCCGGCATTTTCTTGCTCATCCCGAGATTGCAAAGTCTGGAAGATGGTGAAGATTTTTTCGTGATAACGGGAATCAATACCAGGTTCATCATCCGCAACGGCAAATTCATACCAGGAGCCTTGATCCTGCACGGAGACTTGAATCGAACCGTCGGGACGATCGCGGTGCTTAATCGCATTACTGATCAGGTTCGCAAAGACCTGACTGAGCAGCAACCGTTTGGTGTTCAAAGTCGGCATATTGGGGGCAATTGCAATCCGGATGTCAGCCGGGGGCGAGAGAGAATCCACCACGTCAGAGAGCAGATCAGCCACATCCACAGGGGCGATCGCGCTTTCTGTTCGTCCCACCCGTGAGTATTCCAGCAGGCCGTTGATTAACGCTTCCATACGATAAACTCGCTTCCGCAGCAGTTCCAGTTGATGGCGATTCTCATCAGGGATTAAATCCGTCAGATCTTCTTCGATCCATACGGAAAGGTTGGCGATCGCCCGCAATGGCGCTTTCAAATCATGGGACACCACGTAGGCAAACTGATCCAGTTCCTGATTGCGCTCTTGCAGCAGCGTCATAGTGTGCGCCAGGATCGTGTTTAACTCGGCCAGTTCTTTTGCCCGTTCTTGCAAAGCCCGCTCTGCCAGTTTGCGATCGGTAATTTCCTGCACCGTCACATTAATCCCTAAAACCTCTCCTGCAAGTCCCTTCAGCGGGTAATAGTTGACTAACCAATCCCGTTCCACTTCTGGGCGGCTGGGGATGATGCCATGGACTTCTTGATTCAATACGGGAACTCCCATATCCACCACTTCTCGGAAGAATCCCTCTTGAATTTCACCCAGTTCCGGCAAGACTTCCCGAACGGTTCGGCCAAGATGCTCCAAGGCTGACACTCCATTAATCTCTGCCAGAAATTCGTTAATGCGAATAAACCGGAATTCTGTATCCAAAACACACAGGCCAATCGGAGCCGATTCGTAGATCGCTTCAATTTCTAGCAGTTGTCGTCGCGCTGTTTCTTCACTTTGTCGCAGGGCTTCCTCGGCCTGTTTCCGCTGGGTAATATCTTGCAACACCACAACCATGCGCATGGGTTGCCCCTCGGCGCTATATTCTCCCCGACCAAAGGCATCCACCCAGCGAATTTCCTGATTGGGCAACAATAACCGATACTCAAAATCGTAGTCCTGATGAGTTTCCAGGGCAGTTTGAATGGCGGATTGTACCGCTGGCAGGTCGTCTGGATGCACCCGGCTCACCCATTCTTCATAGGTACATTCAGGAGTGCCCGGTTCATAGCCTAGAATCATTTCATAGTAAGGCGTGCGGGAAATTTGATTGGTGGTTAGATCCCAGTCCCAGGAACCCATTTTGGCCGCGTCCAGCGCCAGAGTCAGGCGATCGGCATAATCCTGTAATTCGGCTTTAGCGGCTTCCGTCTGGGTGCGGGCTTCCCGTTCTCGCACCAGTAAGTCTTCTGTCTGACGATTGGATGCTTCTAACTGGGCAGTACGCTCAGCCACCAGATGTTCTAGCTGCGTCTGATACTGTTTCAGTTCTGCTTCAACTCGCAACCGTTCCGCAATTTGGGCCTGCAGTTCTTCATTGGCCTGTTGTAACTGCGCCGGACTGGGCAAGGACAACGCTTTGGGCACGATCGGAATCAGTTGCACTGCCGTAAACATGGATATACCCGCCGTCACGGCTTTGAGCGTGCCGGATGTCCAGTAGGTGGGATGCCAGAGTGTCCACACTTCCATCAGGTGAGTGGTGCCACAGGCCACAATAAAGGATGCAAACATCAAGAAGATCCAGTTAAAGGGCAGATCGGGCCGCCGCCGGACAAAGTAGAACAGGGTCAGCGGGATAGAGTAATAAGCTAGAGCAATAAATAAATCAGACAGCAAATGTAACCAAACCAGACCCGTTTTCCAGAGGTAGCAATGTCCGTGGGGAATAAATGGGCCTGAACTGAGCAGGTGATGCCAAACATCCAACATGGGTTTAGGTGGGGTGAATTAGCCAGTGTAAAGAAAATAAACCTTGTCCAAGGCCAGAACTGTAGTTTCTCTGCTCGGAAAACGATCGTTCTCTTGCTGGACTTGGTTTAGATCTGAGGCGTGATGCATTCAGAAAACCAAAAAGGCTTTTATCTGTCTACTCCCCCTGGAGGTAGACTGAGGAGGTCTATCACGCGGAATACAAGAGGACATTCATGACTGAGGTTGCGATCGGTATTATTGGCGGCAGTGGTCTTTACAAGATGGAAGCACTCAAGGATGTGGAAGAAGTTCAGGTAGAGACTCCTTTCGGCCAACCTTCAGATGTGTTAATCGTCGGCACTTTGGACGGAGTACGGGTGGCTTTTTTAGCCCGTCATGGTCGCTATCACCACTTGCTGCCCTCCGAGTTACCGTTTAGAGCCAATATTTATGCGATGAAGAGTATTGGCGTGAAATACCTCATTTCAGCTTCAGCCGTCGGTTCCTTGAAAGCCGAAGCCAAGCCATTAGATATGGTCATACCGGATCAATTTATCGATCGCACCAAAAATCGCATTTCTACCTTTTTTGGCGAAGGAGTTGTGGCTCATATTGCCTTTGGGGATCCGGTCTGCCCAAAGCTAGCCAAAATCCTGGCAGATGCAGTGGAGAGTCTGCAACTCACGGATGTCACGCTGCACCGGAGCGGTACTTACGTCTGTATGGAAGGCCCAGCCTTTTCCACCAAGGCAGAATCTCACCTGTATCGCAGTTGGGGTGCTACGGTGATTGGCATGACGAATCTCCCGGAAGCGAAACTGGCGCGCGAAGCAGAGATCGCCTACGCCACCCTGGCCCTGGTAACAGATTACGACTGCTGGCATCCCGATCATGACAGTGTCACCGTTGATATGGTGATTGCCAACTTGCAACGCAATGCCATCAATGCTCAAAAGGTAATTCAAGAAACGGTGCGTCGGTTGGCCGCCGCCCCCCCTGAGTCAGATGCCCACTCAGCACTGAAATATGCCATTTTGACTCCCCTGGATAAGATTTCGGCTGAGGCAAAAGAGCGGCTGGGTTTATTGCTGCAGAAGTATGTGTAAGCAGAGGTGAATGGAGAATAGTAATGCGATGATGGGATAACAGCATGACGAAATGATGGGTGGTAGAGATGTCTCGGTGCAACGTCTCTATAGGTGGATAGGTGCATGGAGGATGAGAGATAGTAGAGATAGCAGGGTAAGGAAGCTTTGACCTATGCCGGATTGTCCGAAATGCCATCAAGCTGTTGAGACTCAGGCACTGGAGTGCCCTTATTGCCGCACTCCATTAAAGGCGCACGGACATCCAGGGATGACGTTATATCAGGCGACCGGAAAAGAGCCTCTCTGCTTAACCTGCCTCTACCATGAGGATGACACCTGTACATTTCCCAAGCGCCCGTTTGCCATGGATTGCACTTTGTATTGCGATCGCACCCGTCCCTCTACCCCCACCAAACCTGGGTACAGTCCTGGTTTTCAAATTCAAGTCTGGTTTAAGCGCAACCTCACCTGGATCATTCTGGCAGCATTGGTGTTGATCAGTTTGCTCATTGCTTTGCTTCAGTAGCAATTGTCCTTGGTCATTCGTCAAGAGGTAGTTGGCTGAGATAATCTCAAACCTAACCCCCAACCCCCTTCCCTACAAGGGAAGGAGGCTTTGAAGAGTTCCCCTCTCCGCATCGGGGAGGGGCTAGGGGAGGGGTTTTTAAGGTGGATGAGATAATCTCAGACCTCCATCCGTCAAGAACCAGCACCAAAGCACAAAGGATTAATGAAAAACAACACCTCTTTATTGGGCTGAAACCGGGATTTCCAAGCCCATCGCTGTCATTAGTGCCTCAAAGTCAAAGCTTTCAGCCATGATCTGGTAGAGGAATTGCAGCTTGCGGGGTTCGTGAATACGCACCTGGCCGATCGCATGATCGACAATTTCCACAGTCGTCAATGTGTCCAGATCGACTGACAGGATAGGAATTTCCAGATCTTCAGCACGACTGATGACATCAGGATGGGGACGCACCTGCCCGGTTAGAATCAGGCATTGAGTCGAGGTTTCCAGGGCGGCAAGCTGAATATCGGTGCGATCGCCCCCCGTCACAACGGCCATATTGTGTCCCTTTCGGAAGTATTTGAGGGCAGAGTTCACGTTCATCGCTCCAATGGAGAGACTCTCGACCATTAAATCCAGGCGATCGGCTCGACATAGGACTTCTGCATTCAACTGCTCCACCAGATCCTCAACGGTGGCACTGCGGAGAAGTGCACTCCGGGGCATGAGGCCCAGAATCGGTACGTCATGCTGCTCCAGATAGGGCTTAACGGTTGTTTTCACTTCCTCTAGCCGATCTTGAGGAATGTCATTAATGAAGGCTCCAATCAGGCGATCGCCCAATCGACGCTTGGCCGAGAGCAATGCACCCACAATCAGGAGAGAGTGAAAGCGGGCAACTAATAACACTTTGGCATCCACAATCTCCGCTATTTGCATCAGCGACAGGTCAAACAGACTGCCTTCCTCCAAATTGGATGGCCCTTCTAATAACACCAGATCTGGGCCTTGCAATTGTAAATACTGGGACAAGAGTTGGCAGTAATCCGTCTGATCTTCTCCACGAATCCGTTTCTGAATCGTGATATCCGTCATGGGTAAAATGGTGGGCTGCAAACGGTTAGACGGGAGTTTCAGCGTTTCAGTAACAAATTGAACATCTTCTTCAACGATTTCACCGGGAGGACGGCTCCAAATGGTTCCCAGTGGCTTTCCATAAGCAATATCCAGCCCCTTAGCTTTGAGGTGATGGGCCAAGCCCAAAAGGGTTGCTGATTTGCCACTGTACGCTTCAGTTGACCCCACAAGCAAATATTTAGCAGACTCAGGCACGCCTCTACTCCCGGTGTTGATTCTGAATGGAAATGCGAGAAACACATTTCAACTCATTGTAAGTCAGGTTGAGAGTAGGGAGTGGAGAATGGGGAATAGGGGAGTGGAGGGTAGATGGCTTTTGCTGACAGCAAAAGCCATCTACCCTGCCAACTAATTCACTGAAGACAACTCCCGATCGCTGCCATTCAACTGGGCAACCTGAACATCCTCCAGATCCTTGAACAGGACGGTGCTGAGGTAGCGTTCGCCAAAACTGGGTTGGATAAAGACAACCAGCTTGCCAGCATTTTCGGGGCGTTTGGCAACTTTGATGGCGGCGGCAAGAGCGGCTCCAGAGGAGATTCCAGATAGCAGCCCTTCTTCACGGGCCATGCGACGACTAAAGGAGACAGCCTCTTCACTACTAATTTGCACCACTTCATCTACTAAGTCGAGCTTCAAGACCTTAGGAACGAAGCCAGCGCCAATTCCCTGAATTTTGTGCGGGCCAGGTTGCCCACCGGAGAGAACCGGGCTTTCCACGGGTTCCACAGCGATCGCTTTAAATTCCGGTTTGCGCTGTTTCAGGACTTCGGCCACCCCCGTAATGGTGCCACCTGTACCCACTCCTGCAATCAGGATATCAATTTGCCCATCGGTATCAGCCCACAGTTCTTCAGCCGTAGTTTCCCGGTGAATCTTGGGGTTGGCAGGGTTAGCAAACTGTTGCGGCATGAAAGCATTCGGCAGGCTGGCAGCAATTTCTTCTGCCCGTTGCACCGCCCCTTTCATCCCCTGAGCACCGGGAGTCAGTTCCAGTTGGGCACCGTAAGCCTTCAACATGGCTCGCCGTTCTAAACTCATGGTTTCCGGCATGGTGAGAATCAGTTGATAGCCTTTGGCTGCAGCCACCATCGCCAGCGCAATCCCCGTATTTCCAGAGGTTGGCTCCACTAAGATGGTTTTCCCCGGTTGGATCAGTCCAGCTTCCTCAGCGGCATTAATCATGCTCACCCCAATCCGGTCTTTCACTGATGCGGCAGGGTTCATTCCTTCTAGCTTGGCCACAACCTGAGCCACGCATCCTTCAGCCTGGGGAATGCGGTTAAGGCGCACTAAGGGAGTTTTTCCAATCAAATCCGTTACGTCATTGGCAATTCGCATAAAATGGCTCCATATAAGGGAGATGAGTGGCCTCTCAATCTGCAGGCCGTGACAAAACCTGAATCAAAAGAAGCGTTTAAGTTCAGTTTAATACGGTAAGTCGATAGAAATTAAGGACTTCATAAGGATTTAAGAAAGGGGATCAGGGAGCAGGGATTAGGGATCGGGGATTAGAAACTGGCCCTGCCGCTTTCTAAGCAGGATGGGTTAGCCCTGCGTAATGCATTCTCCTTCAGTTTTTGATGATTGTGGCGATCGCCCAAGCCCCCTTCAGGGGAAAAGAGGTGTTTGCAGTTTGCAGTTGGTTCTACCCTAGAATGAACCCAATGCCCCTTCTACCTGGGAGCCATCATGACGGCTACACTGATCCAAAGTCCCGATCGCGTGATTTTGCAGCATATTAGCTGGCAGACCTATCAATCGCTGATTCGAGATTTGGAGCAGGAACCTGCCTTGCGGTTGACCTACGATCGCGGAACTCTGGAAATCCGAATGCCGCTTGATCCTCATGAAAGTGCCAAGAAATTATTGGGCCGTTTGATTGAGGCGGCAACGGAGGAACTAGGTTTGGAAATTCGTAGTTTAGGCTCCCGTACCTGCGATCGCCCTGATCTGGCAAAGGGCTTAGAACCTGACCAGTGTTACTACATCCAGAACGAGGCTCAGGTGAGAGGTGTCACACAAATTGATCTCACTCAGTTTCCACCACCAGATTTAGCCGTTGAAGTGGATATTACCAGCAGTTCGTTAGATCGCCTCTCAATTTATGCAGATCTGAAGGTGCCAGAGGTGTGGCGTTACGATGGTCAATCGCTCACAATTCATACCTTGCAGGACGGTGTGTATGAGGTCAGCGATCGCAGTATTGCCCTATCACCACTCACAGCAGAGAACATTGAGCAATTTTTGGAATTGCAATCTACAACAGGTGAGAATCACTTAATCAAACAATTTCGCCAATGGCTCAGACAACAGTTCAGTTACTAAGGAAATCACGACGGCAGTCGGCAGGTCAGTTCTGGTCAGTTTGCAAAAGCGATGCCTGACTGCTAAGCCCTTACTCTTCTTGATCAGATAAGGGATTGATCAACTCGCTCAATCCCTCTCCCAGCAACGATAATCCAGTCACCATCAAAGTCATGGCTAGACCAGGAAACAGCGTCGTCCACCAGATGCCCCCCGTGGAAAGACCATCCAATGCCTGCTTCAAGTCATAACCCCATTCCGGTGTTTCTTCTGGCAGCCCCAATCCCAAAAAGCCCAGGCCCGCCAGCACCAGAATTGCATCGGCGGCATTCAGAGTAAAGAGCACAGGCACACTCTGCACCACATTCAGGAATAAGTAACGGGTCAGCACGCGCCAAGTAGAAGCTCCCATTGCCTGAGCCGCTTCCACAAATAATTCCGTCTTCACACTCACCGTCTGGTTGCGCACCACCCGGTAATACTGGGGAATGTAAGCAATGCTGATGGCGATCGCCGCATTCAATACTCCTCGTCCCACCACAAAGGCCAGCGTCACGGATAGCAATAATCCTGGCAACGTGTAGATCGTATCCATCAGGAATAGCAGAGCGCGATCGAGCCATCCCCCCAGATAGCCACTTACCATCCCTAATGGCACTCCAACCAGCAATCCCAGTGCCACCGCCAGGATCAATACCTGCCAGGCCGCCTGACTGCCAAAGATCGTGCGGGAAAATACGTCATATCCCAACTGGGTGGTGCCAAACCAATGTTGCCAGGAGGGGGGCTGTTGCGGAGGATTGTCCAAAAATTCAGTGGGATTCTGCAACCAGCCGATCGCCTGCAACAGCGGCGCGAACACGGCCAGCAGGATAAAAAATACGGTGATCACCAGGCCAATTTGTGTCAACCGCAGGGAAAGACTGGCACGTTTAGCTGGATTGAGGAAGCGGACGATCGGGAGGCGAAGAGTCATCGGCCAGAGTGGGAGAGAAGGTGGAAGGTAGAGAAGCGATTAATCGCGTCTTTACTGAGAAGGGGAGAGGGTGGGGGAGGATGGGGAAGGAGAGGGAGATGGGGGAGTGGGGGTAGGAGTACAAGTATCCATTAATGGGGGTTGGGTGTCTACGGTGACGGTTTTGTAGCCTGCGGCGGTGAGGAGTTGGGTGACAACGAGTTTGGCGCGATCGCTGGCCCGTTGCAGCACTCCCTGTTCACAGGCAGTGGTGACAATTTTCTGAAGGGCTTCCTGCTGGGCCAGGGATTGCAGTTGGGGGCCAGCATCGGGGCCGAGTCCTAAGAAACCCCGGTTGTAGTCGTAGACCTGGGATTTATTGACATCAATTTTGCTGTTGAGAATCCGGGCGGGTGGGAGTTTGATGACAATACGGTCTTCTGTCACCTGCATCTGATCGGGCACGAGTTGGCTGAGGTCAACCCCGGCCTGGACTTCTCCTTGAGCGATATAGAGCAGTTTCGTGGTGCCAATGGTAAAGCCGCTAAAGGTGGCATCCTGCTCCGTGGGGACAACGGCCTGCATGGTGAATTCTGCTGTCATCAGTTCACTGGCATCACGAATCTTTTGCAGTGTCAGGGATTGCACATCGACTTGTGGTTGTGGTTGCGGTGGATTGAGCAAAGCATTCAAGGCGGCAAACAGGCGATCGCTAATTTGATGATTCAACCCAATCAGCAGAGCCGCCGCGATCGTGCCTCCCGTTAACATCCACACCAAGCCACTGAAAAAGGCTCTACCGCGTCGATCATAAGGGTCTTGTTGCATATCCCTATTCCCATATCACCCTATCTATTAAAATCAAATCTTGCCAAGCCTGACCGATGATTCAGCATTATTTGGTAAAGTAATCGCAAATCCGGCTTTTGGGGTGGATGGTGCCACCGTTGAACGAATACACTCGTTAAGTGAACTCTTTTCATTCCCATAAGGCGGCCTGCATGACTCATTCCACTCTCGTTTCGGCACTGGTAGACGGTATTAAGTTTGGCACCGATGGCTGGCGGGGTGTAATTGCAGCAGACTTTACCTTTGATCGCGTGCGGCTAGTGGCCGCGATCGCGGCCCAGGTACTGGCAGACAACTACAGCCAGGTTACCAATGGCAGTCGCACAGTCATCGTAGGGTACGATCGCCGCTTTTTGTCCGAAGACTTTGCCCGAGCAGCGGCAGAAGCAGTGCAATCTGTGGGTTTTGATGTGCTGTTATCCGAAGGGTTTGCGCCCACTCCAGCCTTCAGTTGGGCCGCCAAACAACAAAATGCCTTGGGGGCGCTGGTGATCACAGCCAGCCACAATCCTGGGAAATACTCCGGCTTGAAGGTAAAAGGAGCATTTGGTGGCTCAGTGGCTCCGGCAATTACACAGCAAATTGAAGCACGGTTGCCCGAGGGAATTGTTACATCCCCGACTCCCGGAACATTGCAGACCTTTGATCCCTGGCAGAGTTACTGTGAAGGGTTGCGCACCAAGGTGAATATTGGACAGATTCGCGAGGCCATCCTTCAGGGAAAACTGGCTGTGTTTGCCGATGTGATGCATGGGGCGGCTGCCGGAGGATTGGCGAAGTTGCTGGATGCTCCAATCCGGGAAATTAACAGCGATCGCGATCCGCTCTTTGGTGGTGGTGCGCCTGAACCCTTACCCAAGTACCTGTCAGAACTGTTTCATCAGATTCACAGTTATCGGCAAACTCATCCTACCGGGCTGGCCGTCGGATTGGTGTTTGATGGGGACAGCGATCGCATTGCGGCGGTAGATGGTCAGGGAAATTTTCTCAGTTCGCAAATTCTGATCCCCATCCTGACTCAGCATCTGGCGGCCAATCGTGGCTACACTGGGGAATTCATCAAAACTATTAGCGGCTCTGACCTGATGCCCAAGGTGGCCGCCCTGTACAACTTACCCGTATATGAAACGCCCATTGGCTACAAGTACATCGCCGATCGCATGGTAGAAACTCAGGTGTTGCTAGGTGGTGAGGAATCGGGTGGCATCGGCTATGGCCATCACATTCCCGAACGGGATGCTCTGCTCTCCGCGCTGTATGTGCTGGAAGCGATCGTCCAATCCAACACCGATCTGAGCGATCTCTACAAAGACTTGCAGCAACGCACCAATTTTATCTCCAGTTACGATCGCATCGACCTGCCCCTGTCTGGCATGGAAGCCCGCGCCCGCTTACTCAATCAATTGGAAACCCAACCTCTGACCGAAGTTGCCGGTCAGAAAGTGGTCGATTGCCTGACCGTAGATGGCTACAAGCTGCGTCTGGAGGATGGCCGCTGGCTGCTGATTCGATTTAGCGGAACGGAACCCGTACTGCGCCTCTACTGTGAAGCCAGGAATCTGGATCAAGTGCATGAAACCCTGGAGTGGGCAAGAGATTGGGCGAGTCAGGCTTGAGAAGGTGGGGACGGTAAGGGGGGATGGGATGATGGGTAGGTAAGTAGAAATCCAAAATCCAAAATCTACAATCCAAAATCTTACTACTGGCTGT from Leptodesmis sichuanensis A121 includes:
- the ligA gene encoding NAD-dependent DNA ligase LigA — protein: MDSAEQLSFLNQDQEHSTATLQRLQELRQLVQKASYAYYVLDEPIMEDSVYDQLYHELVDLETRYPELITPDSPTQRIGERPASQFTSVRHNIPLYSLENAFSNEDLIKWEERWKRQLKSSEFSVLSSQLEDPPQAGSSELSGLRSQVDASSTQNAERKTQNSPFSYVCELKIDGSALALTYENGFLVRGATRGDGVEGEDITQNVKTIRSIPLRLNLENPPAIVEVRGEAFLPLSSFEQLNQEREQAGEPLFANPRNAAAGTLRQLDSKIVAKRKLDFFAYTLHLGGEGGGGGEEDGAGGGEIQNLKSQIQNPTTQWEVLQTLKQLGFRVNPEGALCQNLQEVIAYCDRWSTERTRLRYMTDGVVVKLNSLKLQELLGFTQKFPRWAIALKYPAEEAPTVVERISVNVGRTGAVTPLAEMRPVRLAGTTVSRATLHNRDRIAELDIRVGDTVIIRKAGEIIPEVVRVLYELRPEGTEPYQMPTHCPECHQPLVKPEDEAVTRCINASCPAIVRAELVHWAARDAMDINGLGEKLVLQFVDTGLVKSIADLYDITVEQLMTLERMGKKSAEKLVKAIADSKQQPWSRVLYGLGIRHVGSVNAQVLTEAFPSVDALMQATVEDIAAVYGIGHTIAESIYQWFQNPANHELIDRLKAAGLTFHSTPTAHSPRPTPLTGKTFVLTGTLPTLKRDDAKALIQKAGGKVTDSVSKKTDYVVAGAEAGSKLEKAQTLGIPILSEAELLNLLAESD
- a CDS encoding PAS domain-containing sensor histidine kinase, translating into MLDVWHHLLSSGPFIPHGHCYLWKTGLVWLHLLSDLFIALAYYSIPLTLFYFVRRRPDLPFNWIFLMFASFIVACGTTHLMEVWTLWHPTYWTSGTLKAVTAGISMFTAVQLIPIVPKALSLPSPAQLQQANEELQAQIAERLRVEAELKQYQTQLEHLVAERTAQLEASNRQTEDLLVREREARTQTEAAKAELQDYADRLTLALDAAKMGSWDWDLTTNQISRTPYYEMILGYEPGTPECTYEEWVSRVHPDDLPAVQSAIQTALETHQDYDFEYRLLLPNQEIRWVDAFGRGEYSAEGQPMRMVVVLQDITQRKQAEEALRQSEETARRQLLEIEAIYESAPIGLCVLDTEFRFIRINEFLAEINGVSALEHLGRTVREVLPELGEIQEGFFREVVDMGVPVLNQEVHGIIPSRPEVERDWLVNYYPLKGLAGEVLGINVTVQEITDRKLAERALQERAKELAELNTILAHTMTLLQERNQELDQFAYVVSHDLKAPLRAIANLSVWIEEDLTDLIPDENRHQLELLRKRVYRMEALINGLLEYSRVGRTESAIAPVDVADLLSDVVDSLSPPADIRIAIAPNMPTLNTKRLLLSQVFANLISNAIKHRDRPDGSIQVSVQDQGSWYEFAVADDEPGIDSRYHEKIFTIFQTLQSRDEQENAGVGLSIVKKIIEKEGGFIWVESQVGQGTTFHFKWPKTG
- a CDS encoding zinc ribbon domain-containing protein; its protein translation is MPDCPKCHQAVETQALECPYCRTPLKAHGHPGMTLYQATGKEPLCLTCLYHEDDTCTFPKRPFAMDCTLYCDRTRPSTPTKPGYSPGFQIQVWFKRNLTWIILAALVLISLLIALLQ
- a CDS encoding S-methyl-5'-thioadenosine phosphorylase encodes the protein MTEVAIGIIGGSGLYKMEALKDVEEVQVETPFGQPSDVLIVGTLDGVRVAFLARHGRYHHLLPSELPFRANIYAMKSIGVKYLISASAVGSLKAEAKPLDMVIPDQFIDRTKNRISTFFGEGVVAHIAFGDPVCPKLAKILADAVESLQLTDVTLHRSGTYVCMEGPAFSTKAESHLYRSWGATVIGMTNLPEAKLAREAEIAYATLALVTDYDCWHPDHDSVTVDMVIANLQRNAINAQKVIQETVRRLAAAPPESDAHSALKYAILTPLDKISAEAKERLGLLLQKYV